The following are encoded in a window of Candidatus Bathyarchaeota archaeon genomic DNA:
- a CDS encoding energy-coupling factor transporter transmembrane protein EcfT has protein sequence MENSFASHPTADGGPFHGMTPILKVLWTLIVVGSALIVEDLPHLLIISGFILFDVAAAGMAGSWLRFMKYTGPMLGLVLLVNSLLSGVGSRILLASPWRLPIFGRLILTVESLSLSLIMALRLLITLTAFLMFTLASSPDEVLSALSSMGIPSKTMVASYLSLRLIPTLMEDLKGFSEVMRSKGLSGGGEGRSLLEKVRSSSSIIVPLLSNSLERAIQLAEAMEARAFGALKKRSTYRVVEWGLRENSYLASFTVGSLLIILGSRMGLAYPGDLWLSAAASLLLFVLPVLDPGLKLLGGRR, from the coding sequence ATGGAGAACTCTTTCGCATCCCATCCCACGGCTGATGGAGGCCCGTTCCATGGAATGACGCCCATCCTCAAGGTCTTGTGGACCCTGATAGTGGTAGGCTCAGCCTTGATAGTCGAGGATCTCCCCCATCTACTCATCATATCGGGATTCATCTTATTCGATGTGGCGGCAGCCGGGATGGCTGGATCCTGGCTTAGATTCATGAAGTATACGGGTCCAATGCTGGGCTTGGTGTTGCTCGTGAACTCCCTGCTGTCGGGTGTGGGATCCAGGATCCTCCTAGCCTCCCCCTGGAGGCTCCCCATCTTCGGGAGGCTCATATTAACCGTGGAATCCCTGTCCCTGAGCCTCATCATGGCCTTGAGGCTCCTGATAACCCTGACGGCGTTCCTCATGTTCACATTGGCCAGCAGCCCCGACGAGGTATTGTCGGCCTTAAGCTCCATGGGTATCCCCTCCAAGACCATGGTGGCCTCCTACCTCTCCTTGAGGCTCATCCCAACCCTGATGGAGGACCTGAAAGGGTTCTCGGAGGTTATGAGGTCCAAGGGATTATCCGGCGGCGGGGAGGGGAGGAGCCTCCTGGAGAAGGTGAGGAGCAGCTCATCCATAATAGTCCCCCTCCTATCGAATTCCCTCGAGAGGGCTATACAGTTGGCGGAGGCCATGGAGGCGAGGGCCTTCGGAGCCCTAAAGAAGAGATCCACGTATAGGGTCGTGGAGTGGGGGTTAAGGGAGAACTCATATCTCGCATCGTTCACGGTGGGGAGCCTCCTCATAATCCTGGGATCACGCATGGGCTTAGCTTATCCGGGTGATCTATGGCTTTCCGCGGCGGCTTCCCTGCTCCTATTCGTACTCCCAGTCTTGGATCCCGGCTTGAAGCTTTTGGGTGGTCGGCGATGA
- a CDS encoding YkgJ family cysteine cluster protein, with translation MTDTRLIPWRRIAYWECLACGECCRLFEVPLRTDEYAKITGLYGLNAVRLGVGRAYLKKTVKGRCVFQSYISGRWLCSLKDDKPLACKVWPFAALKDPRHGRDREALYDYYGDRYYIYVHPYCRGLIYGEPTSHLTDRVIPEVLRLSAKLTTRQKYTTASLIEPTRGAITSTPFMPSMRPQTV, from the coding sequence ATGACCGATACAAGGCTCATACCGTGGCGTAGAATCGCCTACTGGGAATGCCTTGCATGCGGGGAATGCTGCAGGCTCTTCGAGGTGCCTTTAAGGACAGATGAATACGCGAAGATCACGGGGCTCTACGGCTTAAACGCTGTAAGATTAGGCGTGGGCAGGGCATACCTCAAGAAGACGGTTAAGGGGCGGTGCGTATTCCAGAGTTACATATCCGGGAGGTGGCTTTGCAGCCTGAAGGACGATAAGCCCTTGGCATGCAAGGTGTGGCCCTTCGCAGCCTTGAAGGATCCGAGACATGGAAGGGATAGGGAAGCCCTGTACGACTACTACGGAGACAGATACTACATCTACGTGCATCCGTATTGTCGAGGCCTGATCTACGGCGAGCCGACGAGCCACCTAACGGATAGGGTTATCCCGGAGGTCTTAAGGCTCAGCGCGAAGCTGACGACGCGGCAGAAGTACACCACAGCCAGCCTCATAGAGCCAACTAGGGGAGCCATCACGAGCACACCGTTCATGCCGTCCATGAGGCCCCAGACTGTCTAA
- a CDS encoding translation initiation factor IF-2 subunit beta, with protein MRLERDYGALLERALRAVPKRDRGGKRFEVPDPIVNRVGNKTLILNFQEISSRMNRDPRHLIKFVSKELATAGSLEEARAVFQGRFSDVTIRRLMEIYIKRYVICPICKGPDTSIVREGRFNFLVCEACGAKSSIVE; from the coding sequence ATACGTCTGGAGAGGGATTACGGGGCACTCCTGGAAAGGGCTCTAAGGGCTGTGCCTAAGAGGGACAGGGGAGGTAAGCGATTCGAAGTGCCCGACCCCATAGTGAACAGGGTCGGCAACAAGACCCTGATACTTAATTTCCAGGAGATCTCCTCAAGGATGAACAGGGATCCCAGGCATTTAATCAAGTTCGTATCCAAGGAGTTGGCGACTGCCGGGAGCTTGGAGGAGGCGAGGGCCGTCTTCCAGGGAAGGTTCAGCGACGTCACTATTAGGAGGCTGATGGAGATCTACATTAAACGCTACGTGATCTGCCCCATCTGTAAGGGCCCGGACACCAGCATCGTCAGGGAGGGAAGGTTCAACTTCCTGGTGTGCGAGGCCTGCGGAGCTAAGTCATCCATCGTAGAGTAA
- a CDS encoding HEPN domain-containing protein: MAERAKDLIEDAEDFLGAALDLYKTGRWSKVCFNAQQAAELALKASLNFYGIEKRGHSLVDLLEELIPINERFKAFHEATRILDQYYIPTRYANAFASGPAKRYFTESQAKQAIEFAESILNEVKGIVSKGEA; this comes from the coding sequence ATGGCTGAGAGAGCTAAGGACTTGATAGAGGACGCTGAAGACTTTCTAGGGGCTGCCCTGGACCTCTATAAGACTGGGAGATGGTCTAAGGTCTGCTTCAACGCCCAGCAGGCGGCTGAGCTGGCTCTAAAAGCCTCCCTCAACTTCTACGGGATCGAGAAGAGAGGGCATTCCCTGGTGGATTTACTGGAGGAGCTCATCCCGATAAACGAGAGGTTTAAGGCTTTTCATGAGGCTACGAGGATACTGGATCAGTACTACATACCGACCAGGTACGCCAACGCCTTCGCCAGCGGACCCGCGAAGAGGTACTTCACGGAATCCCAAGCTAAACAAGCTATAGAGTTCGCGGAATCGATCTTAAACGAGGTTAAGGGGATTGTCTCCAAAGGAGAAGCTTAA
- a CDS encoding threonine--tRNA ligase, whose translation MKMLVIHADHFEYEVTGKAVGDAEPLPEGSSKASLRDALVCFCTVEGGDGVDVGLVAERACREIRDLAGKLGVDTVVIYPYAHLSGDLADASVALQVLDGLANGLASSFRVVKGPFGWYKRFLIRCKGHPLAESFRSISAAEGGGAAAVLEEVPTEYRILTPDGGEYDPAEYEFPSGEEDFKALVLKEALKRETPGGTPRLLDYCRKFGIDWEPFSDVGHMRYGPEASIMFDLIGQYSMDLVRSLGIPVFYVRGSNMFNLAEPPVMEHAKLFGDRLYELAVDNRRLVLRYAACHQQFSIVKDWTISYRNIPFGTFEVADSYRLEKRGELLLCFRVRKLHMPDLHVYCRDVEHAKEQSELIHRRIYDEIRKLGREYVSIYNVTRSFYEENRGFILRLLKVERKPVLLNFVPEGRYYWVLNVEYTVIDEIGRPREIATFQIDVGNAQRFGITYVDEYGSRRHPVIIHTALIGSIERYLFTLLDKAALDEGRGAKPMLPLWVTPVQVRLIPTSQGYVDEALNICKRLMDSDIRADLDDRSLTVSRKVREAEILWIPYIVVLGEREREGGFLSVRRRTGEKLRMNLEELISEIKERCRGYPTLAFPLPIKLSERPIYK comes from the coding sequence ATGAAGATGCTTGTAATCCACGCCGACCATTTCGAATACGAGGTCACCGGGAAGGCTGTAGGGGATGCGGAGCCCCTGCCCGAGGGGTCCTCCAAGGCCTCCCTGAGGGATGCCCTGGTATGTTTCTGCACAGTGGAGGGTGGAGACGGCGTGGATGTGGGCCTCGTAGCCGAGAGGGCCTGCAGGGAGATCAGGGATTTGGCGGGCAAGCTCGGGGTGGACACCGTGGTGATTTACCCCTACGCCCACCTCAGCGGCGACCTAGCCGACGCCAGCGTAGCGCTTCAGGTGTTAGATGGGTTAGCGAATGGATTGGCCTCGAGCTTCCGCGTCGTGAAGGGACCCTTCGGATGGTATAAGCGGTTCCTCATAAGGTGTAAGGGGCATCCCCTCGCCGAATCCTTCAGGAGCATCAGTGCGGCTGAGGGTGGTGGAGCCGCCGCCGTCCTGGAGGAGGTTCCCACGGAGTACAGGATCCTAACCCCCGACGGCGGGGAGTACGACCCGGCGGAGTACGAGTTCCCATCGGGGGAGGAGGATTTCAAGGCCTTAGTCCTCAAGGAGGCGCTTAAGAGGGAGACCCCTGGGGGAACCCCCCGCCTCCTGGATTACTGCAGGAAGTTCGGGATAGACTGGGAGCCCTTCTCGGATGTGGGGCATATGAGGTACGGCCCGGAAGCCTCCATAATGTTCGATCTCATCGGGCAATACTCGATGGATCTCGTGAGATCCCTGGGGATCCCCGTCTTCTACGTCAGGGGGAGCAACATGTTCAACCTCGCGGAGCCGCCCGTGATGGAGCACGCCAAGCTCTTCGGGGACAGGCTCTACGAGCTGGCCGTGGATAACCGGAGACTAGTCTTAAGATACGCTGCATGCCACCAGCAGTTCTCCATAGTTAAGGATTGGACTATAAGCTACCGGAACATCCCCTTCGGGACCTTCGAGGTGGCCGACAGCTACAGGCTGGAGAAGAGGGGGGAGCTCCTCCTATGCTTCAGGGTTAGGAAACTCCACATGCCCGACCTCCACGTCTACTGCCGGGACGTGGAGCATGCGAAGGAGCAGAGCGAGCTGATACACAGGAGGATATACGATGAGATCAGGAAGCTGGGCAGGGAATACGTATCCATCTACAACGTGACGCGCAGCTTCTACGAGGAGAACAGGGGGTTCATCCTGAGGCTCCTCAAGGTGGAGAGGAAACCGGTGCTCCTCAACTTCGTGCCTGAGGGGAGATACTACTGGGTCTTAAACGTGGAGTACACGGTCATAGACGAGATCGGGAGGCCCCGGGAGATCGCCACGTTCCAGATAGATGTGGGGAACGCCCAGAGGTTCGGGATCACCTACGTGGACGAGTATGGATCGAGGAGGCACCCCGTCATAATCCACACGGCGTTGATAGGCTCCATAGAGAGGTACCTCTTCACACTCCTGGATAAGGCAGCCCTAGACGAGGGGAGGGGGGCTAAACCCATGCTACCCCTATGGGTTACACCCGTACAGGTCAGGCTGATACCCACCTCCCAGGGATACGTGGATGAGGCGTTAAACATCTGTAAACGCCTTATGGACTCGGATATAAGAGCGGACCTGGACGACAGGAGCCTAACCGTGTCGAGGAAGGTGAGGGAAGCCGAAATCCTATGGATACCCTACATAGTCGTACTGGGTGAGAGGGAGAGGGAGGGGGGTTTCCTATCCGTCAGGAGGAGAACCGGGGAGAAGCTCAGGATGAACCTGGAGGAGCTCATCTCGGAGATCAAGGAGCGATGCAGGGGATACCCCACCTTGGCTTTCCCCTTACCCATCAAGCTGAGCGAGAGACCCATATATAAATAG
- a CDS encoding terpene cyclase/mutase family protein, with protein sequence MRQKLVSTTLLVALAILIELPVYAAAYPYKPGDQPVADALNYLRGVQASDGSIGDFASSAWAAMAIAAAGEDPHKWNKTNGSPSIIDYLKNNRGQLDHSKATDLARFILAMSAAGENPRDIEGTNYVALLKGLYSNGQLGDSSLLNDDFWGLMALVSAGEEDQAIIDNVRAFIKANQNPDGGWGYGVGLSSDVDDTAAAIMALTAAGEPRDSEAMMKAVSYLKGKLGEEGGFIYDSIPNSASDSLAIMALEALGVDVLGDEWTRKGVDPVSHLLSLQNGDGSFSWRAGRDGEALWTAYAILALLGKPLILGFIVPLPDISNSALMFLASILVLSNALALTKLKAGKRDILGR encoded by the coding sequence ATGAGGCAAAAACTAGTATCGACAACACTACTCGTCGCGTTAGCCATCCTAATAGAACTGCCCGTCTACGCAGCCGCCTACCCATATAAGCCCGGCGACCAACCTGTAGCAGACGCCCTAAACTACCTCAGGGGCGTGCAGGCGAGCGATGGGAGCATCGGCGATTTCGCATCCTCAGCCTGGGCCGCCATGGCCATAGCGGCGGCAGGGGAGGACCCCCATAAATGGAATAAAACGAATGGAAGCCCATCAATCATAGATTACCTGAAAAATAATAGAGGTCAACTCGACCATTCCAAAGCTACTGATTTAGCAAGGTTCATCCTGGCGATGAGCGCAGCCGGTGAAAACCCGAGGGACATCGAAGGGACAAACTATGTAGCCCTCCTAAAAGGTTTATATAGCAATGGCCAGCTTGGGGATTCGTCGCTTTTGAACGATGACTTCTGGGGTTTGATGGCCCTCGTCTCGGCCGGCGAGGAGGACCAGGCGATCATCGACAACGTTAGGGCCTTCATAAAGGCGAATCAGAACCCCGACGGCGGATGGGGCTACGGCGTAGGCCTGTCCAGCGACGTGGACGACACGGCCGCCGCCATAATGGCTTTGACGGCGGCGGGGGAACCCAGAGACTCGGAGGCCATGATGAAAGCTGTTAGTTATCTCAAAGGTAAGCTGGGCGAGGAAGGAGGCTTCATCTATGATTCGATCCCGAACTCCGCCTCGGACTCCCTGGCTATAATGGCCCTTGAAGCCTTAGGTGTCGATGTGCTCGGAGACGAGTGGACGAGGAAGGGCGTCGACCCGGTAAGCCATCTCCTGAGCCTACAGAACGGCGACGGATCCTTCAGTTGGAGGGCTGGCCGGGACGGGGAGGCTCTCTGGACCGCCTACGCCATCCTGGCCCTGCTTGGAAAACCCTTAATCCTGGGATTCATCGTTCCGTTACCGGATATTTCAAATTCTGCTTTGATGTTCCTCGCCTCGATCCTCGTCCTCTCAAACGCCCTAGCCCTAACAAAGCTTAAAGCTGGAAAAAGAGATATACTAGGCCGGTGA
- a CDS encoding nucleotidyltransferase domain-containing protein — MSPKEKLKREAFKRIRAFMDQVRPLRPRLIMLYGSYARGDFTELSDVDVCLVAEDLPEDVFRRRSLSGLYRVRNVKPVAYYPGEFLEGLRKPNLFLYDILAEGVVIYNDGFLGEAEKVSNEEAEKRGIFKNGGRWIFKVQA; from the coding sequence TTGTCTCCAAAGGAGAAGCTTAAAAGGGAAGCCTTTAAGAGGATAAGGGCCTTCATGGATCAGGTTAGACCACTTAGACCGCGGCTCATCATGCTGTACGGCTCCTACGCGAGGGGGGACTTCACGGAGCTCAGCGACGTAGACGTATGCCTCGTGGCTGAAGACCTCCCTGAGGACGTTTTCAGGAGGAGGAGCCTATCAGGGCTATATAGGGTTAGGAACGTGAAGCCCGTAGCCTACTATCCAGGGGAGTTCCTAGAGGGACTGAGGAAACCTAACCTATTCCTCTACGATATACTCGCCGAAGGAGTAGTCATCTACAATGATGGGTTCCTAGGCGAGGCTGAGAAGGTATCGAATGAAGAGGCTGAAAAGAGGGGGATCTTTAAAAATGGTGGGAGATGGATTTTCAAGGTCCAAGCCTAA
- a CDS encoding ABC transporter ATP-binding protein, producing the protein MIEIEGLSFRYRGGDRPALKSIDLKVEDGEFVVVAGASKSGKTTLLRCINGLIPHFYGGVMEGRVRVQGLDTRVTPPSRLALKVGMVFQDPENQMVTTEVSSEVAFGLENMALPRDVMGRRIVEALDAVEAQHLRHRRIHELSGGEKQKIALASVLALQPEIIILDEPTSELDPASAEGILHTLERLNSELGLTVILVEQRLERVLSYADRLIAMREGEIMGDGHPRKILGELESSNLDFRVPPVSALTKLMGLPVALTVKEARLSMGRAGVKPRGSPASGGSPRDTADRLRRVAFLEDVFYSYPGGVPALRGVSMTVYEGELLAVMGRTGCGKTTLLKHLNGLLKPVRGRVVVNGLDTREADDKALAGISGYLFQNPNLHLLSDTVEEEIILTLRSRGFKGEDLRKGLEEALERFGITHLRTRYPRYLSGGERQWVAFASVAAGDPKLLLLDEPTRGMDEPLKSRLIRYIREFTARGGAVVMATHDVELVAWAADRVVLLSDGEVVASGDKRKVLAKAMFFSPQMNRLFASLSDEGFPPDVLTLDEALRVLS; encoded by the coding sequence ATGATAGAGATCGAGGGCTTATCCTTCCGTTATAGGGGCGGTGATAGGCCGGCCTTGAAATCCATCGACTTGAAAGTGGAGGATGGAGAGTTCGTGGTGGTCGCGGGGGCTTCTAAGAGCGGGAAGACCACCCTCCTCAGATGCATCAACGGTCTCATCCCCCACTTCTACGGCGGGGTCATGGAGGGCAGGGTTAGGGTTCAAGGCCTGGATACAAGGGTTACGCCCCCTAGCAGGCTGGCCTTGAAGGTGGGTATGGTCTTCCAGGATCCCGAGAACCAGATGGTTACGACGGAGGTGTCCAGCGAGGTGGCCTTCGGCCTGGAGAACATGGCCTTGCCCAGGGACGTCATGGGGCGGCGGATCGTCGAAGCCTTGGACGCCGTGGAGGCCCAACACCTAAGGCATAGAAGGATCCACGAGCTCTCGGGAGGCGAGAAGCAGAAGATAGCCTTGGCATCGGTGCTGGCCCTCCAACCAGAGATAATAATCCTGGACGAGCCTACCTCCGAGCTCGACCCCGCCAGCGCCGAGGGGATCCTCCACACCCTGGAGAGGCTGAACAGCGAGCTCGGCCTCACGGTGATCCTCGTCGAGCAGAGGCTTGAACGCGTCCTCAGCTACGCGGACAGGCTCATAGCTATGAGGGAGGGCGAGATAATGGGGGACGGTCATCCCAGAAAGATCCTCGGGGAGCTTGAATCCTCCAACCTGGATTTCAGGGTTCCCCCGGTCTCAGCGTTGACTAAGCTGATGGGGCTGCCCGTAGCGTTGACCGTCAAGGAGGCTAGGCTCTCGATGGGCAGGGCCGGGGTTAAGCCCCGTGGGAGCCCGGCCTCAGGGGGTTCCCCCAGAGATACGGCAGATCGGCTTAGACGCGTGGCCTTCCTCGAGGACGTCTTTTATAGTTATCCCGGTGGAGTACCGGCGTTGAGGGGCGTATCCATGACCGTCTATGAGGGAGAGCTCCTGGCAGTCATGGGCAGGACTGGATGCGGTAAGACGACCCTGCTCAAACACCTCAACGGCCTCCTCAAGCCCGTCAGGGGGAGGGTCGTAGTCAACGGCCTGGATACCCGTGAAGCAGACGATAAGGCTTTAGCCGGGATCTCCGGTTACCTGTTCCAAAACCCTAACCTGCACTTATTGTCGGACACGGTGGAGGAGGAGATAATCCTCACGTTGCGCAGCCGGGGATTCAAGGGGGAGGATCTGAGGAAGGGTTTGGAGGAAGCCCTTGAAAGGTTTGGGATAACCCATCTCAGGACTAGATATCCTAGATATCTGAGTGGGGGGGAGAGGCAGTGGGTGGCCTTCGCATCGGTGGCGGCGGGGGATCCGAAGCTCCTCCTCCTAGATGAGCCCACCCGGGGTATGGATGAACCCCTTAAATCCAGGCTCATCAGGTACATAAGGGAGTTCACGGCTAGAGGGGGGGCCGTCGTAATGGCCACCCATGATGTGGAGCTCGTGGCGTGGGCGGCCGACAGGGTTGTCCTGTTGAGCGACGGGGAGGTGGTGGCCTCAGGGGATAAGAGGAAGGTCTTGGCTAAGGCCATGTTCTTCTCACCCCAGATGAACAGGCTCTTCGCCTCGCTATCGGATGAGGGCTTCCCCCCGGATGTATTAACCTTAGATGAGGCTTTGAGGGTGCTCTCATGA
- a CDS encoding ECF transporter S component, which translates to MKARMSIIPLSLAVVLSGLPIISRVLPMRLPLPVNWAVVSASVAVLAVAAVAMEFEGAPTGSKEVALVAVLGTLSALSRIPFAAIPSVQPCTYLVICAGYVLGPVQGFMTGVMTALISNLMLGLGPWTPYQMVAWGSAGLVSHLFRRGFKGRSILPLVALGALWGFVFGAIMNLWFWTAYVYPLNPATFAATMMSSLWLDAMHSLGNIFFLSSLGGRTIRILERFQDRFQLTLL; encoded by the coding sequence ATGAAGGCGAGGATGAGCATTATACCCCTAAGTTTGGCGGTTGTCTTATCTGGGCTCCCCATAATCTCAAGGGTCCTCCCGATGAGGCTCCCCTTACCCGTGAACTGGGCTGTCGTATCCGCCTCCGTGGCCGTCCTAGCGGTGGCAGCGGTCGCCATGGAATTTGAGGGGGCGCCTACGGGATCGAAGGAGGTGGCGTTGGTGGCGGTGTTAGGAACTTTATCGGCGTTGTCGCGTATACCCTTCGCGGCGATCCCGAGCGTCCAACCCTGCACCTACCTAGTAATATGCGCTGGATACGTCCTGGGGCCCGTCCAGGGATTCATGACAGGGGTTATGACCGCCCTTATATCCAACCTCATGCTCGGCCTTGGACCATGGACACCGTACCAGATGGTGGCGTGGGGTTCGGCGGGGCTCGTATCCCACCTCTTCAGGAGGGGCTTTAAGGGAAGATCGATATTACCCCTCGTAGCTTTAGGGGCCTTATGGGGCTTCGTCTTCGGGGCCATAATGAACCTGTGGTTCTGGACGGCCTACGTATACCCCCTCAACCCGGCAACCTTCGCGGCGACCATGATGAGCAGCCTCTGGTTAGACGCCATGCACTCCCTAGGGAACATCTTCTTCCTCTCATCCCTAGGCGGTAGGACTATCAGGATACTTGAACGCTTCCAGGATAGATTCCAGTTGACCCTGCTCTGA
- a CDS encoding DUF4430 domain-containing protein, with protein sequence MKVKAYRGVVLPVLLTSLALITILLVYIHPWGGPSGSASEIHVRLIVSRDFGSTVILDETLTLEEDTTALEALRIASEVETTYGGGFVTSIDGFKRGERDGVQVDWLYYINGLLAPVGAADYILRDGDVERWDLHPWASLSMASALIGDYPEPFLHGYDGDRWPTLILYSEDFTGEAEDLRGHLSGLGVKVHLRPVSEAIMDGDGLGEFNLIIIGYFTDSLPSKLNGIHDRLGYYAYYDEDGGVVNAVDWKGGLHSFAGELSLIQASRNPWSPEGTSATSKVAWLIAGTSAGAVGSAVEALIEGRASNLHGLLIVDGGCEPLPLSPGEEG encoded by the coding sequence TTGAAGGTTAAGGCCTATAGGGGCGTGGTCCTTCCGGTTCTCCTCACATCCCTAGCCCTCATCACCATTTTACTCGTTTACATCCATCCTTGGGGCGGTCCCAGCGGCTCCGCGTCGGAGATCCACGTCAGGCTCATCGTATCCAGGGATTTCGGCTCCACGGTGATCCTCGATGAGACCCTAACCCTAGAGGAGGATACGACGGCCCTGGAGGCGTTGAGGATCGCATCCGAGGTGGAGACCACGTATGGGGGAGGGTTCGTAACCTCCATAGACGGCTTCAAGAGGGGTGAGAGGGACGGCGTGCAGGTGGACTGGCTGTACTATATAAATGGGCTGCTCGCCCCCGTGGGGGCCGCCGACTACATCCTACGCGACGGGGATGTGGAGCGCTGGGATCTACATCCATGGGCTTCACTGTCCATGGCCTCAGCCCTCATAGGGGATTACCCTGAGCCTTTCCTGCATGGATACGACGGGGATAGGTGGCCGACCCTGATCCTGTACTCGGAGGATTTCACGGGCGAAGCCGAAGACCTAAGGGGGCATCTCTCAGGCCTCGGGGTTAAGGTACACCTCAGACCCGTGAGCGAGGCGATCATGGACGGCGATGGACTAGGCGAGTTCAACCTCATCATAATAGGATACTTCACGGACAGCCTACCCTCCAAGCTGAACGGGATACATGACCGGCTTGGATACTACGCGTACTACGATGAGGATGGAGGCGTGGTCAACGCCGTGGATTGGAAGGGTGGTCTCCACAGCTTCGCAGGGGAGCTCTCGCTGATCCAAGCCTCCAGGAACCCTTGGAGCCCCGAGGGCACCTCAGCCACCTCTAAGGTTGCATGGCTGATAGCTGGAACCTCTGCCGGAGCCGTGGGATCCGCCGTGGAAGCCCTGATCGAGGGCAGGGCATCGAACCTGCACGGGCTCCTCATAGTGGACGGGGGATGCGAGCCCCTACCCCTGAGCCCCGGGGAGGAGGGGTGA
- a CDS encoding 30S ribosomal protein S26e, translated as MPKKRRSRGRSKGGKGRTELVQCTNCGMMVPRDKAKRLTKYVSLVDPALARELRSHGAQIAKQKVVKYYCVSCAVHFGVVKVRSKVERRIP; from the coding sequence ATGCCTAAGAAGAGGAGGTCCAGGGGGAGGAGTAAGGGGGGCAAGGGTAGGACCGAGCTGGTTCAATGCACCAATTGCGGGATGATGGTTCCCAGGGATAAGGCTAAGAGGCTGACGAAGTACGTCTCACTGGTGGATCCGGCTTTAGCGAGGGAGCTGAGATCCCACGGCGCCCAGATAGCGAAGCAGAAGGTGGTTAAATACTACTGCGTCTCATGCGCGGTTCACTTCGGAGTTGTAAAGGTCAGGTCCAAGGTTGAGAGAAGGATACCTTAG
- a CDS encoding winged helix-turn-helix transcriptional regulator, producing the protein MGTLTKALSSETRLEMMRILSREPLHITGLANRLGISVPVAARHVEILEKAGLVQRRRYGRTHILEARSEGLLAFMDELCESLEVEVEEGSSVLDALKLTSAVEVKRGREGSLLVSLDGEKGYYIYEVDGILPKKPLDAYLIHRDSVVKLKQLLPVARKVISIRVRKTRRRPIRGGERIPMGEAEEKGRLEG; encoded by the coding sequence ATGGGGACGTTGACGAAGGCCCTGAGCAGCGAGACGAGACTGGAGATGATGAGGATATTGTCCAGGGAGCCCCTCCACATAACCGGTTTGGCGAATAGGCTCGGGATCTCGGTGCCTGTGGCCGCGAGGCATGTGGAGATCCTGGAGAAGGCGGGGCTGGTCCAGCGGCGTAGATACGGGAGGACCCATATCTTGGAGGCGAGATCTGAGGGGCTTCTGGCCTTCATGGATGAGCTCTGTGAGAGCCTCGAGGTGGAGGTCGAGGAGGGCAGCAGCGTCCTAGACGCCCTGAAGCTGACCTCAGCCGTCGAGGTGAAGAGAGGTAGGGAGGGAAGCCTCTTGGTCTCCCTGGACGGTGAGAAAGGCTACTACATCTACGAGGTGGACGGCATCCTACCTAAGAAGCCCTTAGACGCATATCTGATCCATAGGGATTCCGTGGTGAAGCTGAAGCAGCTCCTGCCCGTGGCGAGGAAGGTGATCTCCATAAGGGTTAGGAAGACCCGTAGAAGACCCATACGCGGCGGGGAGAGGATCCCCATGGGCGAGGCGGAGGAGAAGGGGAGGCTTGAAGGTTAA
- a CDS encoding CDP-alcohol phosphatidyltransferase family protein, which yields MNLNIKWRIRRGLELLAGGLAGLGVNPNHLTMAGLILSGVAALSYAHRENLMAAVFLTLGGLSDALDGALARSIGEATKFGGVLDSTMDRIGEALIYTGVIAGGYCPSILGLSTLASSYLVSYVRGRGEMEGIEMEGVGIGERPERLIILIVFTALNMVGFSMVLLTGLSILTVYQRLTHVMKMSRIEGERM from the coding sequence TTGAACCTCAACATCAAATGGAGGATCCGGAGGGGCCTGGAGCTTTTAGCTGGGGGATTAGCGGGGCTAGGGGTTAACCCGAACCATTTAACCATGGCGGGGCTGATCCTAAGCGGCGTAGCGGCGTTATCCTACGCCCATAGGGAGAACTTGATGGCGGCGGTTTTCCTCACCCTAGGGGGCCTCTCAGACGCCCTGGACGGGGCCTTAGCCCGATCCATAGGCGAGGCCACCAAGTTCGGGGGGGTGCTGGATTCCACCATGGACAGGATCGGGGAAGCCCTAATCTACACCGGGGTAATCGCGGGGGGTTATTGCCCATCCATCTTAGGCTTATCCACGCTGGCATCCTCATATCTGGTGAGCTACGTGAGGGGGCGGGGGGAGATGGAGGGGATCGAGATGGAGGGGGTGGGCATAGGTGAAAGGCCTGAGAGGCTGATCATACTAATCGTATTTACAGCCCTAAACATGGTGGGGTTCTCCATGGTTCTGCTCACGGGTTTAAGCATCCTCACGGTCTACCAGAGGCTAACCCACGTGATGAAGATGTCGAGGATCGAGGGGGAAAGGATGTGA